Proteins co-encoded in one Conger conger chromosome 4, fConCon1.1, whole genome shotgun sequence genomic window:
- the rc3h1a gene encoding roquin-1a isoform X5, whose amino-acid sequence MPVQAPQWTEFLLCPICTQTFEETVRKPISLGCGHTVCKMCLNKLHRKACPFDQTTINTDIEQLPVNSALLQLVGGQVPKLQPLTLLTGAEDTKHYDEARKCVEELALYLKPLGSTRGEPHCTGVGLNSAAQSMLSRPMQRKLVTLVHCQLVEEEGRIRAMRAARSLGERTVTELILQHQNPQQLSSNLWAAVRARGCQFLGPAMQEEALKLVLLALEDGSALSRKVLVLFVVQRLEPRFPQASKTSIGHVVQLLYRASCFKVTKRDEDSSLMQLKEEFRTYEALRREHDSQIVQIAMEGGLRIAPDQWSSLLYGDQSHKSHMQSIIDKLQTPASFAQSVQELTIALQRTGDPANLNRLRPHLELLANIDPSPDAPPPTWEQLDKGLVAVKTVVHGLVDFIQNHSKKGSDQQQVSYPPQHSKYKTYMCRDMKQKGGCPRGASCTFAHSQEELDKYRKVNKRLAARRPLSQSLTQLKEVGLPCSPGMQQEDESMEVLGRKPSSLTNGIVAAGPGSPLTQLISRGADPAYNPGCKPVKIDAVSLSAPGSPPDSLDTKVMAMNPHGLSHPRMESLSMHKQLPVVPRGPQMYPQQQPEMFYQESRPPASASQYETSQYPAGNPYPYQSSQYVQRYIRNAPPPSEPGMPPYQDPYPGPYAPERPYPAPQSGPPFSAMTQHVYPPHYDNRRHSPYAGPPPQPFAPRDEPVRMSPVPVDVPPPPPPPAAGSPYLSESSRDRYPPEAYYPVGPHHNQMRPYARDPSRSQHSLDYLHRRRKEIMAQLEERKVISPPPFAPSPTLPHTFPTNYPQEYMEENPQAFGKCREPDYPGQYSPWSCDTIGSYIGTKEVKSKDVMAGGAVEMMNVDNKGLREAAVDMQRRPAEAKDDDPIIPFGPLPTVSRFGAISRTSKTGYQTTGPVQAMASSQGSATKHITVAADYTYGNHGGWGGAPYPQHQNMTSQGHFSERLPIPAQDREQLKMELQQVNQQINQQTQVRSMEAVSSGLLLQREAGSLAAPPGPGEWSAGSVSSEQLSLELHHVEREIGKRTREIAMENHVAHDVKYKLKAAENGQPDHKVQRDDHPMTLRSA is encoded by the exons ATGCCCGTACAAGCCCCACAATGGACCGAATTCCTTTTGTGTCCGATCTGCACCCAAACGTTCGAGGAGACCGTCCGCAAGCCCATCAGCCTGGGATGCGGCCATACCGTCTGCAAGATGTGCCTGAACAAGCTGCATCGGAAAGCCTGCCCCTTCGACCAGACCACCATCAACACCGACATCGAGCAGCTGCCTGTCAACTCCGCTCTGCTGCAGCTGGTTGGTGGACAG gtgccCAAGCTGCAGCCCCTCACCCTGCTCACGGGTGCAGAGGACACCAAGCACTATGATGAGGCCCGCAAGTGCGTGGAGGAGCTGGCTCTTTACCTCAAACCTCTCGGCAGCACCAGAGGTGAGCCACACTGCACGG gGGTGGGTCTGAACAGCGCGGCCCAGAGCATGCTGAGCCGGCCCATGCAGCGGAAGCTGGTGACGCTGGTGCACTGTcagctggtggaggaggagggccgCATCCGGGCCATGCGGGCGGCCCGGTCCCTGGGCGAGCGGACCGTGACCGAGCTCATCCTGCAGCACCAGAACCCCCAGCAGCTCTCCTCCAACCTGTGGGCCGCCGTGCGCGCCCGCGGCTGCCAGTTCCTGGGCCCTG CTATGCAGGAAGAGGCCCTGAAGCTGGTTCTGCTGGCTCTGGAGGACGGATCGGCACTGTCGCGGAAGGTTCTGGTTCTGTTTGTGGTGCAGAGGCTGGAGCCCCGCTTCCCTCAGGCCTCCAAAACCAGCATCGGACACGTGGTGCAGCTGCTGTACCGGGCCTCCTGCTTCAAG gTGACGAAGCGAGACGAGGACTCGTCCCTGATGCAGCTGAAGGAGGAGTTCCGCACGTACGAGGCCCTGCGGCGGGAGCACGACTCGCAGATCGTGCAGATCGCCATGGAGGGCGGCCTACGCATCGCCCCTGACCAGTGGTCCTCCCTGCTGTACGGGGACCAGTCCCACAAGTCCCACATGCAGTCCATCATCGACAAG tTACAGACCCCGGCGTCATTCGCTCAGAGTGTGCAGGAGCTCACCATCGCTCTGCAGAGGACTGGAGACCCAGCCAACCTCAACAGGCTCAGACCGCACCTGGAGCTGCTGGCCAACATCGACCCCAGTCCAG ACGCTCCACCCCCCACCTGGGAGCAGCTGGATAAGGGCCTGGTGGCGGTTAAGACCGTGGTGCACGGCCTGGTGGACTTCATCCAGAACCACAGCAAGAAGGGCAGCGACCAGCAGCAGGTCAGTTAT CCTCCGCAGCACAGCAAGTACAAGACCTACATGTGCCGGGACATGAAGCAGAAGGGCGGCTGCCCTCGTGGAGCCAGCTGCACCTTCGCCCACTCCCAGGAGGAGCTCGACAA GTACCGCAAAGTGAACAAGCGGCTGGCGGCTCGCCGGCCCCTCAGCCAGTCGCTGACCCAGCTGAAGGAGGTGGGGCTGCCCTGCTCCCCCGGCATGCAGCAGGAGGACGAGAGCATGGAGGTGCTGGGCCGCAAGCCCTCCTCCCTGACCAACGGCATCGTGGCGGCCGGGCCCGGCTCGCCGCTGACGCAGCTCATCTCCCGCGGCGCCGACCCGGCCTACAACCCCGGCTGCAAGCCCGTCAAGATAGACGCGGTCAGCCTGAGCGCGCCCGGGTCTCCCCCTGACTC tttggACACCAAAGTGATGGCCATGAACCCCCATGGCTTGTCCCACCCGAGGATGGAGAGCCTTTCCATGCACAAGCAGCTTCCCGTGGTCCCCAGGGGACCCCAGATGTACCCCCAACAGCAGCCTGAGATGTTCTACCAAGAGTCCAGACCGCCAGCCTCTGCGTCGCAGTACGAGACCTCCCAGTACCCCGCGG GTAACCCCTACCCCTACCAGTCCTCACAGTATGTCCAGCGCTACATCCGAAACGCGCCCCCTCCCAGCGAGCCGGGCATGCCCCCGTACCAGGACCCGTACCCGGGCCCCTACGCTCCGGAGCGCCCCTACCCCGCCCCTCAGTCGGGCCCCCCGTTCTCCGCCATGACTCAGCACGTGTACCCGCCTCACTACGACAACCGCCGCCACTCGCCCTACGCCGGGCCGCCGCCCCAGCCCTTCGCCCCGCGCGACGAGCCGGTCAGGATGAGCCCCGTGCCCGTCGACGtgcccccgccgcccccgcctCCCGCCGCGGGCTCCCCCTACCTGTCCGAATCCTCTCGGGACAGGTACCCCCCAGAGGCCTACTACCCCGTCGGCCCCCACCACAACCAAATGAGGCCGTACGCCAGG GACCCCTCCCGCTCCCAGCACAGTCTGGATTACCTCCACCGCAGACGCAAGGAGATCATGGCCCagctggaggagaggaaggtcatctctccccctcccttcgcCCCCTCGCCTACACTGCCCCACACTTTCCCCACCAACTACCCGCAAGAG TATATGGAAGAGAACCCTCAAGCTTTTGGGAAGTGTCGAGAGCCGGACTATCCTGGCCAGTACTCCCCCTGGTCATGTGACACCATCGGTTCCTATATTGGCACCAAGGAAGTCAAGTCCAAAGACGTCATGGCCGGTGGTGCCGTAGAAATGATG aaTGTAGACAACAAAGGCTTAAGGGAGGCAGCCGTGGACATGCAGCGCCGGCCGGCCGAGGCCAAAGATGACGACCCCATCATCCCCTTCGGCCCGCTGCCCACCGTGTCCCGCTTCGGAGCCATCTCCCGCACCTCCAAAACCGGCTACCAAACCACCGGGCCGGTGCAGGCCATGGCCTCCTCACAGGGATCTGCCACCAAACACATCACTGTAGCAG CTGATTACACGTATGGGAATCATGGAGGCTGGGGCGGAGCCCCGTACCCTCAGCACCAAAACATGacttctcagggacacttcagcgAGCG TCTGCCCATCCCAGCCCAGGACAGAGAGCAGCTGAAGATGGAACTCCAGCAGGTCAACCAGCAGATCAACCAACAGACCCAGGTCCGCAGTATGGAG GCTGTCAGCAGCGGCCTGTTGCTGCAGAGGGAGGCGGGCTCTCTGGCTGCCCCTCCGGGGCCGGGCGAGTGGTCGGCCGGGAGCGTCTCCAGCGAGCAGCTGAGCCTGGAGCTGCACCACGTGGAGCGAGAGATCGGCAAGAGGACCCGCGAGATAGCCATG GAGAATCATGTGGCTCACGATGTGAAGTACAAGCTGAAGGCTGCCGAGAATGGGCAGCCTGACCACAAGGTCCAGCGAGACGACCACCCCATGACGCTCAGGTCAGCA tgA
- the rc3h1a gene encoding roquin-1a isoform X2 yields the protein MPVQAPQWTEFLLCPICTQTFEETVRKPISLGCGHTVCKMCLNKLHRKACPFDQTTINTDIEQLPVNSALLQLVGGQVPKLQPLTLLTGAEDTKHYDEARKCVEELALYLKPLGSTRGEPHCTGVGLNSAAQSMLSRPMQRKLVTLVHCQLVEEEGRIRAMRAARSLGERTVTELILQHQNPQQLSSNLWAAVRARGCQFLGPAMQEEALKLVLLALEDGSALSRKVLVLFVVQRLEPRFPQASKTSIGHVVQLLYRASCFKVTKRDEDSSLMQLKEEFRTYEALRREHDSQIVQIAMEGGLRIAPDQWSSLLYGDQSHKSHMQSIIDKLQTPASFAQSVQELTIALQRTGDPANLNRLRPHLELLANIDPSPDAPPPTWEQLDKGLVAVKTVVHGLVDFIQNHSKKGSDQQQPPQHSKYKTYMCRDMKQKGGCPRGASCTFAHSQEELDKYRKVNKRLAARRPLSQSLTQLKEVGLPCSPGMQQEDESMEVLGRKPSSLTNGIVAAGPGSPLTQLISRGADPAYNPGCKPVKIDAVSLSAPGSPPDSLDTKVMAMNPHGLSHPRMESLSMHKQLPVVPRGPQMYPQQQPEMFYQESRPPASASQYETSQYPAGNPYPYQSSQYVQRYIRNAPPPSEPGMPPYQDPYPGPYAPERPYPAPQSGPPFSAMTQHVYPPHYDNRRHSPYAGPPPQPFAPRDEPVRMSPVPVDVPPPPPPPAAGSPYLSESSRDRYPPEAYYPVGPHHNQMRPYARDPSRSQHSLDYLHRRRKEIMAQLEERKVISPPPFAPSPTLPHTFPTNYPQEYMEENPQAFGKCREPDYPGQYSPWSCDTIGSYIGTKEVKSKDVMAGGAVEMMNVDNKGLREAAVDMQRRPAEAKDDDPIIPFGPLPTVSRFGAISRTSKTGYQTTGPVQAMASSQGSATKHITVAADYTYGNHGGWGGAPYPQHQNMTSQGHFSERLPIPAQDREQLKMELQQVNQQINQQTQVRSMEAVSSGLLLQREAGSLAAPPGPGEWSAGSVSSEQLSLELHHVEREIGKRTREIAMENHVAHDVKYKLKAAENGQPDHKVQRDDHPMTLSEGSNGSSGMLADGGSMASLTGKASALSLSSDLGPGGSDLQNGVVHPCS from the exons ATGCCCGTACAAGCCCCACAATGGACCGAATTCCTTTTGTGTCCGATCTGCACCCAAACGTTCGAGGAGACCGTCCGCAAGCCCATCAGCCTGGGATGCGGCCATACCGTCTGCAAGATGTGCCTGAACAAGCTGCATCGGAAAGCCTGCCCCTTCGACCAGACCACCATCAACACCGACATCGAGCAGCTGCCTGTCAACTCCGCTCTGCTGCAGCTGGTTGGTGGACAG gtgccCAAGCTGCAGCCCCTCACCCTGCTCACGGGTGCAGAGGACACCAAGCACTATGATGAGGCCCGCAAGTGCGTGGAGGAGCTGGCTCTTTACCTCAAACCTCTCGGCAGCACCAGAGGTGAGCCACACTGCACGG gGGTGGGTCTGAACAGCGCGGCCCAGAGCATGCTGAGCCGGCCCATGCAGCGGAAGCTGGTGACGCTGGTGCACTGTcagctggtggaggaggagggccgCATCCGGGCCATGCGGGCGGCCCGGTCCCTGGGCGAGCGGACCGTGACCGAGCTCATCCTGCAGCACCAGAACCCCCAGCAGCTCTCCTCCAACCTGTGGGCCGCCGTGCGCGCCCGCGGCTGCCAGTTCCTGGGCCCTG CTATGCAGGAAGAGGCCCTGAAGCTGGTTCTGCTGGCTCTGGAGGACGGATCGGCACTGTCGCGGAAGGTTCTGGTTCTGTTTGTGGTGCAGAGGCTGGAGCCCCGCTTCCCTCAGGCCTCCAAAACCAGCATCGGACACGTGGTGCAGCTGCTGTACCGGGCCTCCTGCTTCAAG gTGACGAAGCGAGACGAGGACTCGTCCCTGATGCAGCTGAAGGAGGAGTTCCGCACGTACGAGGCCCTGCGGCGGGAGCACGACTCGCAGATCGTGCAGATCGCCATGGAGGGCGGCCTACGCATCGCCCCTGACCAGTGGTCCTCCCTGCTGTACGGGGACCAGTCCCACAAGTCCCACATGCAGTCCATCATCGACAAG tTACAGACCCCGGCGTCATTCGCTCAGAGTGTGCAGGAGCTCACCATCGCTCTGCAGAGGACTGGAGACCCAGCCAACCTCAACAGGCTCAGACCGCACCTGGAGCTGCTGGCCAACATCGACCCCAGTCCAG ACGCTCCACCCCCCACCTGGGAGCAGCTGGATAAGGGCCTGGTGGCGGTTAAGACCGTGGTGCACGGCCTGGTGGACTTCATCCAGAACCACAGCAAGAAGGGCAGCGACCAGCAGCAG CCTCCGCAGCACAGCAAGTACAAGACCTACATGTGCCGGGACATGAAGCAGAAGGGCGGCTGCCCTCGTGGAGCCAGCTGCACCTTCGCCCACTCCCAGGAGGAGCTCGACAA GTACCGCAAAGTGAACAAGCGGCTGGCGGCTCGCCGGCCCCTCAGCCAGTCGCTGACCCAGCTGAAGGAGGTGGGGCTGCCCTGCTCCCCCGGCATGCAGCAGGAGGACGAGAGCATGGAGGTGCTGGGCCGCAAGCCCTCCTCCCTGACCAACGGCATCGTGGCGGCCGGGCCCGGCTCGCCGCTGACGCAGCTCATCTCCCGCGGCGCCGACCCGGCCTACAACCCCGGCTGCAAGCCCGTCAAGATAGACGCGGTCAGCCTGAGCGCGCCCGGGTCTCCCCCTGACTC tttggACACCAAAGTGATGGCCATGAACCCCCATGGCTTGTCCCACCCGAGGATGGAGAGCCTTTCCATGCACAAGCAGCTTCCCGTGGTCCCCAGGGGACCCCAGATGTACCCCCAACAGCAGCCTGAGATGTTCTACCAAGAGTCCAGACCGCCAGCCTCTGCGTCGCAGTACGAGACCTCCCAGTACCCCGCGG GTAACCCCTACCCCTACCAGTCCTCACAGTATGTCCAGCGCTACATCCGAAACGCGCCCCCTCCCAGCGAGCCGGGCATGCCCCCGTACCAGGACCCGTACCCGGGCCCCTACGCTCCGGAGCGCCCCTACCCCGCCCCTCAGTCGGGCCCCCCGTTCTCCGCCATGACTCAGCACGTGTACCCGCCTCACTACGACAACCGCCGCCACTCGCCCTACGCCGGGCCGCCGCCCCAGCCCTTCGCCCCGCGCGACGAGCCGGTCAGGATGAGCCCCGTGCCCGTCGACGtgcccccgccgcccccgcctCCCGCCGCGGGCTCCCCCTACCTGTCCGAATCCTCTCGGGACAGGTACCCCCCAGAGGCCTACTACCCCGTCGGCCCCCACCACAACCAAATGAGGCCGTACGCCAGG GACCCCTCCCGCTCCCAGCACAGTCTGGATTACCTCCACCGCAGACGCAAGGAGATCATGGCCCagctggaggagaggaaggtcatctctccccctcccttcgcCCCCTCGCCTACACTGCCCCACACTTTCCCCACCAACTACCCGCAAGAG TATATGGAAGAGAACCCTCAAGCTTTTGGGAAGTGTCGAGAGCCGGACTATCCTGGCCAGTACTCCCCCTGGTCATGTGACACCATCGGTTCCTATATTGGCACCAAGGAAGTCAAGTCCAAAGACGTCATGGCCGGTGGTGCCGTAGAAATGATG aaTGTAGACAACAAAGGCTTAAGGGAGGCAGCCGTGGACATGCAGCGCCGGCCGGCCGAGGCCAAAGATGACGACCCCATCATCCCCTTCGGCCCGCTGCCCACCGTGTCCCGCTTCGGAGCCATCTCCCGCACCTCCAAAACCGGCTACCAAACCACCGGGCCGGTGCAGGCCATGGCCTCCTCACAGGGATCTGCCACCAAACACATCACTGTAGCAG CTGATTACACGTATGGGAATCATGGAGGCTGGGGCGGAGCCCCGTACCCTCAGCACCAAAACATGacttctcagggacacttcagcgAGCG TCTGCCCATCCCAGCCCAGGACAGAGAGCAGCTGAAGATGGAACTCCAGCAGGTCAACCAGCAGATCAACCAACAGACCCAGGTCCGCAGTATGGAG GCTGTCAGCAGCGGCCTGTTGCTGCAGAGGGAGGCGGGCTCTCTGGCTGCCCCTCCGGGGCCGGGCGAGTGGTCGGCCGGGAGCGTCTCCAGCGAGCAGCTGAGCCTGGAGCTGCACCACGTGGAGCGAGAGATCGGCAAGAGGACCCGCGAGATAGCCATG GAGAATCATGTGGCTCACGATGTGAAGTACAAGCTGAAGGCTGCCGAGAATGGGCAGCCTGACCACAAGGTCCAGCGAGACGACCACCCCATGACGCTCAG tgAGGGCTCAAACGGCTCTAGCGGGATGCTGGCGGACGGCGGCAGCATGGCGTCTCTGACCGGCAAGGCGTCCGCCCTCAGCCTGTCCTCTGACCTGGGGCCCGGCGGCTCAGACCTGCAGAACGGGGTGGTCCACCCCTGCTCCTGA